Below is a genomic region from Escherichia ruysiae.
CGAGTAATCCAGTTGGCTATTGATCGTTTTACCGTCATTGACCAGGTCTGATTTACCGCTGATCTCCATGCCTTCCAGCAGTGCCAGTTCTTTGCCTTCTACCGAAATGGTCATTTTTTCCAGTGACAGTTTTTGGTTACCCACGCGCTCACCAAAACTTGCCAGTGTGCTGGAACCGTCGGTTTTCAGATTATTAAAGGTCAACTGCACTTTCTGGTTGTATTCGTTAACCGCATCCACCCGGCCGCTTTGTGCCTCCCCGGAAAGGGAGATAGCTTTGCCGTCTCTGTCAGCATTTAACTGGAACTCGCCGCCGCTAAAGGCGACTTTTTCATCTTTTTGTTCGTAATTCAGTGGCTTGAGAGAGATATCTGAGCTGGAATCACCGCTGTAACCAATGCGGGAGTTAATCTCAAAAGGTGTTTCTCCTTTTGCCATATCAAACAGTGGCTTGCTCACATTGTTGTTGACAAGCGTGGTTTGAATCGACGCCATCGACGGGATCAGATTCAGTTTTTTAAGCTGGGCCAGGGGAAAGGGACCATGATCAACCGATTCGTTGAAGATGACGCTCTGACCGCTTTTAATCCACGGATTTTCTTTCCCGGCAACGGGTTTCACCACCAGCTGTAACTGGCTGCTGAACACGCCGCGATGATAGTTTTGATAACTCACTTCCAGGTTGGATTCAGGAGCCGTCAGTTTAAGTTGCGCATTCGCCTGCGCGACCATGTCCTCGAGATGGGTTTCTATTTTCTTGCCTGTGTACCATGCGCCGCCTGTCCAGACTACGCCGAGCGCAACAATGACGCCTACCGCTACCAGCGATTTATTCATAGTGATTATCCATAAAATGAAATCAGGCGGACTGGCCGCCTGAAGTGTTATAAGCCTTTAATAAGCTTAGCAAGAGATGTTAATTTTTTCAGTAAGCTCTTACAGCTTGTTGTAAACACGGGCTAAACGTCCGTGGCCTTTCACTGTCACCGGTGACTCGTTGGCGGCAATAAACGCTGATTCACCCGGTTTAAGCGGTAACTGCTGAGAACCTTTACACAGAGTTGCTTCACCTTCAACGCAGAACAAAATGGCGGCACTTTGCTGGCTGATAGTGGTTTCTTTATCACTAAGATCATGCAGCGAGAAGGCAAAATCATCCACTGGAATCGGGAAGTCCAGTTCTGCACCTTGCTTCACCGGCTGGGTCAACAACTGGTTAGCTGGTTTGGCTTCGAACTTCACGTTGGCAACCAGCTCAGGAATATCAATATATTTTGGCGTCAGACCCGCACGCAGCACGTTATCAGAGTTCGCCATCACTTCCAGCGCCACGCCTTGCAGGTAGGCGTGCGGTGTTTCAGCGAACAGGAACATCGCTTCGCCAGGGTTCAGTTTCACCACATTCAGCAACAGCGGGGAGAACAGACCGCTGTCATCCGGGTAAAATTCAGAAATTAAACGAATCGTTTGCCACGGTTCACCCTGCTGGCTGTCGAGGGCCGATTTTAAAATCGCCAGCGCGCGGGATTTTTCTTCACCCTGCATATTCAACAGGCTGGCGAACAGGTCGCTTAAACGTTCTGCACTGGGCTGCTGTAAAAAGTGAGCAATCGCCGGATGCGCGCCCGCGACAGGCTGGAGCAGGGAGACAATCTCGGAGAACTCACGAAACGCGTTCATCGCGAGGAATGGTGTCAGGGCAAAAACCAGCTCCGGCTTGTGGTTAGGATCTTTATAGTTACGCTCGGCGGCATCCATCGGAATACCTGCGGCATTTTCTTTAGCAAAACCGATTTCAGAATTGCGTTTGTTCGGATGAACCTGAATGGAGAGCGGCTGAGCTGCGCATAATACTTTGAACAGGAAAGGCAGTTCGCCAAAGCGTTTGGCAACGGCCTCTCCAAGCAGAGTCGATTTGTCACTCTCAATCACATCACGCAGTGAAACGATATCTCCGGC
It encodes:
- the manA gene encoding mannose-6-phosphate isomerase, whose product is MQKLINSVQNYAWGSKTALTELYGMENPSSQPMAELWMGAHPKSSSRVHNAAGDIVSLRDVIESDKSTLLGEAVAKRFGELPFLFKVLCAAQPLSIQVHPNKRNSEIGFAKENAAGIPMDAAERNYKDPNHKPELVFALTPFLAMNAFREFSEIVSLLQPVAGAHPAIAHFLQQPSAERLSDLFASLLNMQGEEKSRALAILKSALDSQQGEPWQTIRLISEFYPDDSGLFSPLLLNVVKLNPGEAMFLFAETPHAYLQGVALEVMANSDNVLRAGLTPKYIDIPELVANVKFEAKPANQLLTQPVKQGAELDFPIPVDDFAFSLHDLSDKETTISQQSAAILFCVEGEATLCKGSQQLPLKPGESAFIAANESPVTVKGHGRLARVYNKL
- a CDS encoding YdgA family protein; translation: MNKSLVAVGVIVALGVVWTGGAWYTGKKIETHLEDMVAQANAQLKLTAPESNLEVSYQNYHRGVFSSQLQLVVKPVAGKENPWIKSGQSVIFNESVDHGPFPLAQLKKLNLIPSMASIQTTLVNNNVSKPLFDMAKGETPFEINSRIGYSGDSSSDISLKPLNYEQKDEKVAFSGGEFQLNADRDGKAISLSGEAQSGRVDAVNEYNQKVQLTFNNLKTDGSSTLASFGERVGNQKLSLEKMTISVEGKELALLEGMEISGKSDLVNDGKTINSQLDYSLNSLKVQNQDLGSGKLTLKVGQIDGEAWHQFSQQYNAQTQALLAQPEIANNPELYQEKVTEAFFSALPLMLKGDPVITVAPLSWKNSQGESALNLSLFLKDPATTKEAPQTLAQEVDRSVKSLEAKLTIPVDMATELMTQVAKLEGYQEDQAKKLAKQQVEGASAMGQMFRLTTLQDNTITTSLQYANGQITLNGQKMPLEDFVGMFAMPALNVPAVPAIPQQ